The following proteins come from a genomic window of Sphaerisporangium rubeum:
- a CDS encoding ATP-binding protein, producing the protein MDALIPRQDQWLRMEDASAIGAARRIATALASAGGFDDERTGRVGVAVSEAASNLVKHADAGTMLIRPHPEAATTIEIVCVDEGPGMADIVARTRDGYSTAGTLGIGLGAISRLTDAWDVDSRPGRGTVLSMSFHKPGSAAAGTRECGLYRPVGDEVACGDAFAVRDAGDTMTAIVCDGLGHGIAAAAASAEAVRVFRSFPDVSPGTVVTRVHEALGGTRGGAVAVVRVDRVSRKAVYAGVGNISGWIVRADGRQGMVSVPGIAGHRARGVREATYELPEHGVVVMHSDGLTDRWSLQSYPGLLTHTAPVLAGTLLRDWAVRRDDACVLVIRAER; encoded by the coding sequence GTGGACGCGCTGATCCCGAGGCAGGACCAGTGGCTGAGGATGGAGGACGCGAGCGCCATCGGCGCCGCCCGCCGGATCGCCACCGCGCTCGCCTCCGCGGGAGGCTTCGACGACGAGCGGACCGGCCGGGTCGGTGTCGCGGTCAGTGAGGCGGCCTCCAACCTCGTCAAGCACGCCGACGCCGGGACCATGCTGATCCGGCCGCACCCCGAGGCCGCGACCACCATCGAGATCGTCTGCGTGGACGAGGGCCCCGGCATGGCCGACATCGTCGCCAGGACGCGGGACGGCTACTCCACCGCCGGCACCCTCGGCATCGGCCTCGGCGCCATCTCGAGGCTGACCGACGCCTGGGACGTCGACTCGCGTCCCGGCCGCGGCACGGTGCTCAGCATGAGCTTCCACAAGCCGGGAAGCGCCGCCGCCGGCACGCGCGAGTGCGGGCTGTACCGGCCGGTCGGCGACGAGGTCGCCTGCGGCGACGCGTTCGCGGTGCGTGACGCGGGGGACACGATGACCGCCATCGTGTGCGACGGCCTCGGTCACGGCATCGCCGCCGCGGCGGCGTCCGCCGAGGCGGTGCGCGTCTTCCGCTCCTTCCCCGACGTCTCCCCCGGCACGGTCGTCACGCGGGTGCACGAGGCGCTCGGCGGCACGAGAGGCGGAGCGGTGGCCGTCGTCCGCGTCGATCGGGTGAGCCGTAAAGCCGTGTACGCCGGAGTCGGCAACATCTCGGGGTGGATCGTGCGTGCCGACGGCAGGCAGGGCATGGTGTCGGTCCCCGGCATCGCGGGCCATCGCGCGCGCGGCGTACGCGAGGCGACCTACGAGCTTCCCGAGCACGGCGTCGTGGTGATGCACTCCGACGGCCTGACCGACCGCTGGTCCCTGCAGTCCTACCCCGGCCTGCTGACGCATACCGCGCCGGTGCTCGCCGGCACGCTCCTGCGCGACTGGGCCGTGCGCCGCGACGACGCGTGCGTGCTGGTGATCCGGGCGGAGCGATGA
- a CDS encoding amidohydrolase family protein codes for MTVRLLTNIGRLWTGNDVCSNAAILVHNDRIAWVGRAADLPQSVPGVVDDIVDVDHVENLGGSLVTPGLIDAHTHPVYAGNRYAELAMRSGGSSPSAITAAGGGIGSTVTVTRGTDPWTLCNGVRERLRDWLLNGTTTVEAKTGYHLTRDGELADVRLLRELEKEPMMPRVHVTFLAAHLVPPEYFGRQRDYVEAVGAWCADAAAAGADSVDVYCDDGHFTPDEARYVLTCGRNVGLLPRVHAGAYKRRGAVQLAAELGCASADLLHHTAEEDIALLSRYGVPAVVCPGTALQQQTLPPVRRMLAQGVTVALGSDHNPGHCGITSMSLVISLAVAAFGISVGDALRAATLGGATVLGTPDRGVLAPGRLADIVQWDADHEGAFAWGFGLKPRRVWRGGTPVQ; via the coding sequence ATGACGGTACGGCTGCTGACCAACATCGGCAGGCTCTGGACGGGCAACGACGTCTGCAGCAACGCCGCCATCCTGGTGCACAACGACCGCATCGCGTGGGTCGGCCGTGCCGCCGACCTGCCGCAGAGCGTGCCAGGCGTCGTCGACGACATCGTGGACGTCGACCACGTCGAGAACCTCGGCGGATCCCTCGTCACCCCCGGTCTCATCGACGCGCACACCCACCCGGTGTACGCCGGCAACCGCTACGCCGAGCTCGCCATGCGTTCCGGCGGCTCGTCGCCGAGCGCCATCACCGCCGCGGGCGGCGGCATCGGCTCCACCGTGACCGTGACCCGGGGCACCGATCCGTGGACCCTGTGCAACGGCGTCCGCGAGCGCCTGCGCGACTGGCTGCTCAACGGCACCACCACCGTCGAGGCCAAGACCGGCTACCACCTCACCCGCGACGGCGAGCTGGCCGACGTCCGCCTGCTGCGCGAGCTCGAGAAGGAACCGATGATGCCGCGGGTGCACGTCACCTTCCTCGCGGCCCACCTCGTCCCACCTGAGTACTTCGGCCGGCAGCGCGACTACGTCGAGGCCGTCGGCGCCTGGTGCGCCGACGCCGCCGCGGCAGGCGCCGACAGCGTGGACGTCTACTGTGACGACGGCCACTTCACCCCCGACGAAGCCCGTTACGTCCTCACCTGCGGCCGCAACGTCGGCCTGCTCCCGCGCGTTCACGCCGGCGCCTACAAGCGCCGCGGCGCCGTCCAGCTCGCCGCCGAGCTCGGCTGCGCCTCCGCCGACCTCCTCCACCACACCGCCGAGGAGGACATCGCGCTGCTGTCCCGCTACGGCGTCCCCGCCGTCGTCTGCCCCGGCACCGCGCTCCAGCAGCAGACCCTCCCCCCGGTCCGCCGCATGCTCGCACAAGGCGTCACCGTGGCCCTCGGCAGCGACCACAACCCCGGCCACTGCGGCATCACCTCGATGTCCCTGGTCATCAGCCTCGCCGTAGCCGCCTTCGGCATCAGCGTCGGCGACGCACTGCGAGCCGCCACCCTCGGCGGCGCCACCGTCCTCGGCACCCCCGACCGCGGCGTCCTCGCCCCCGGCCGCCTCGCCGACATCGTCCAGTGGGACGCCGACCACGAAGGCGCCTTCGCCTGGGGCTTCGGCCTGAAGCCCAGAAGAGTCTGGCGCGGCGGCACCCCCGTCCAGTAA
- a CDS encoding STAS domain-containing protein, with protein MQDHTSRSHVQELMRDREDQILQRWVEISTQPLRGRISDIDARKELQEIYRAFLRSFSDTDGASELHGLLSDLSRTRARQGFTPRETAVTVFGLKEAVYESVEAHGGEEALRGFVWLSRSIDDLGLLTFETYAAAREKIITDQAEELLELSTPVVKLWEGIVGVPLIGTLDSARTQVVMEKLLQTLVDTGSEYAVIDITGVPAVDTEVAQHLLKTVMAARLMGANCVISGIRPQIAHTIVTLGIEFGDIVTKASLADALAYVLRQSGVQITSKVKSRIAVRTEEA; from the coding sequence GTGCAGGACCATACCAGCAGGAGCCACGTCCAGGAGCTGATGCGCGACCGGGAGGACCAGATCCTCCAGCGCTGGGTCGAGATCTCCACCCAGCCGCTGCGCGGCCGCATCAGTGACATCGACGCGCGCAAGGAGCTCCAGGAGATCTACCGCGCCTTCCTGCGGTCGTTCTCCGACACCGACGGCGCCTCCGAGTTGCACGGGCTCCTTTCCGACCTGTCACGTACCCGTGCGCGCCAGGGTTTCACACCGAGGGAGACCGCGGTCACGGTCTTCGGGCTGAAGGAAGCGGTCTACGAGTCGGTGGAGGCCCATGGCGGCGAGGAGGCCCTGCGTGGTTTCGTCTGGCTGTCGCGCTCCATCGACGACCTCGGGTTGCTGACGTTCGAGACCTACGCCGCCGCGCGCGAGAAGATCATCACCGATCAGGCCGAAGAGCTGCTGGAGTTGTCCACCCCGGTGGTGAAACTGTGGGAGGGCATCGTCGGCGTGCCGCTCATCGGCACGCTGGACTCGGCGCGCACCCAGGTCGTCATGGAGAAGCTGCTGCAGACGCTGGTGGACACCGGTTCGGAGTACGCGGTGATCGACATCACCGGCGTGCCGGCCGTGGACACCGAGGTGGCCCAGCACCTCCTCAAAACCGTGATGGCGGCCCGGCTGATGGGTGCCAACTGCGTCATCTCCGGCATACGTCCGCAGATCGCGCACACCATCGTCACCCTCGGCATCGAGTTCGGCGACATCGTCACCAAGGCCTCGCTCGCGGACGCCTTGGCGTACGTGCTGCGGCAGAGCGGCGTCCAGATCACCTCCAAGGTCAAGTCCCGGATCGCGGTGCGGACCGAGGAGGCCTGA
- a CDS encoding STAS domain-containing protein: protein MDRVPILKIGDILLVSIQGDLDDHTVLTLQEDIADKVVSTGAIGLIIDITAVEIVDSFVGRMLSTIAGMARMLDADTIVVGMRPAVAITLVELGLTLGGLRTALDLEKGIAMLNQGAATPADDLSAVGP, encoded by the coding sequence ATGGACCGCGTCCCCATCCTCAAGATCGGCGACATCCTGCTCGTCTCCATCCAGGGCGACCTCGACGATCACACGGTGCTGACCCTGCAAGAGGACATCGCGGACAAGGTGGTCAGCACCGGCGCGATCGGCCTGATCATCGACATCACCGCAGTGGAGATCGTCGACTCGTTCGTGGGCCGCATGCTGTCGACCATCGCCGGCATGGCGCGCATGCTCGACGCCGACACCATTGTCGTCGGCATGCGACCGGCGGTCGCGATCACACTGGTCGAACTGGGCCTGACCCTCGGCGGCCTGCGCACGGCGCTCGACCTGGAGAAAGGCATCGCCATGCTGAACCAGGGCGCCGCCACCCCTGCGGATGATCTGTCAGCGGTCGGTCCGTGA
- a CDS encoding anti-sigma regulatory factor, translated as MSVPSATGTVLELAISSNDDVVIVRQRVRASAIELGLSLVDQTKVVTAASELARNTLVHAGGGRARIEVLQQPGGRKGLRLTFSDDGPGIPDIRLALTDGWTSGSGLGLGLSGSKRLVDEFDLDSEPGRGTVVTVTKWTR; from the coding sequence GTGAGCGTCCCTTCCGCGACCGGGACCGTCCTGGAACTCGCCATCAGTTCCAACGACGACGTGGTGATCGTGCGGCAGCGGGTCCGGGCCAGTGCCATCGAGCTCGGGCTGTCCCTCGTGGACCAGACCAAGGTGGTCACCGCGGCGAGCGAGCTCGCCAGGAACACCCTGGTGCACGCGGGAGGCGGCCGCGCACGCATCGAGGTCCTCCAGCAGCCCGGCGGCCGCAAGGGCCTGCGCCTGACGTTCAGCGACGACGGGCCCGGCATCCCCGACATCCGGCTGGCGCTGACCGACGGGTGGACCAGCGGCAGCGGTCTCGGCCTCGGCCTGAGCGGCAGCAAACGGCTCGTCGACGAGTTCGACCTGGACTCCGAGCCCGGCCGGGGAACGGTCGTGACGGTGACGAAGTGGACGCGCTGA